One genomic window of Halococcus sediminicola includes the following:
- a CDS encoding V-type ATP synthase subunit I: MLRPERMSRVSVTGANRVLDDVIETIHDLRLVHVTDYDGEWEGFDPGDPIAGADGAAERLVTVRSLQSILDVDPDREAQVGSVDVDDRLESIRGEVNTLDDRREEFREERRTVDERIGAMAPIEALGIDLDLLTGYENLETRVGEGDESAVRDALDAADDVARYELFAEGDAIAVFAEPAEGEQDVLEDVLVGAEFAAIEVPDGEGAPTEYVSQLEARRADLDGEIESVEDDIDALREEHADFLLAAEEQLAIEVEKREAPLSFATTQNAFVAEGWIPTEKFVDLAEALETSVGEHCEVEELERASYDSDGRLVDREPTDADEGGRGEPETAADGGVAVETDGGTEADRPMSGSEPPVVQENPDPVRPFEMLVNLIDRPKYSELDPSVVLFLTFPAFFGFMIGDLGYGILYTAIGFLVYTRFDSDAVRSLGAIALWAGGFTMLFGVLYGEIFGLHVLGEVVWGGHPPIEKGLSPAGIEWAQLWLVVSLLVGLLHMTVAYIIGFVEEFQKDGLRTAVLEPGSWLIRMLGIWIWIFSESAASAKPEFLFTVFNGEPFALGFTGFSATVGLVGLVGGFLLGVLMFIVSEVGHFGVLPGIVSGALESLQVLVNVLSYTRLAAVLLAKAGMAFVVNLLFFGAYSEGPAGAQEFHFLIDHGPDYVATVGPNAELMFPGLVHMGIGGVIGGVLVLVFGHVVVLALGITSAGLQAIRLEYVEFLNKFYEGGGERYTPFGRERKHTGEN, from the coding sequence ATGCTTAGGCCCGAACGGATGAGCCGGGTGTCGGTCACCGGCGCGAACCGCGTGCTCGACGACGTCATCGAGACGATCCACGATCTCCGACTGGTTCACGTGACCGACTACGACGGCGAGTGGGAGGGATTCGACCCCGGCGACCCGATCGCCGGCGCTGACGGGGCCGCCGAACGCCTCGTCACGGTCCGCTCGCTCCAGTCGATCCTCGACGTGGATCCCGACCGCGAGGCACAGGTAGGATCGGTCGACGTCGACGATCGGCTCGAATCGATCCGTGGAGAGGTCAACACGCTCGACGACCGCCGCGAGGAGTTCCGCGAGGAGCGTCGCACGGTCGACGAGCGCATCGGCGCGATGGCCCCCATCGAGGCGCTCGGCATCGACCTCGACCTCCTCACCGGCTACGAGAACCTCGAAACGCGCGTCGGCGAGGGCGACGAGAGCGCCGTCCGCGACGCGCTCGACGCCGCCGACGACGTCGCCCGCTACGAACTGTTCGCCGAGGGCGACGCCATCGCGGTGTTCGCCGAGCCGGCCGAGGGCGAACAGGACGTGCTCGAAGACGTGCTCGTCGGCGCGGAGTTCGCGGCCATCGAGGTGCCCGACGGCGAGGGTGCACCGACGGAGTACGTCTCACAACTCGAAGCGCGCCGCGCCGACCTCGACGGGGAGATCGAGAGCGTCGAGGACGACATCGACGCGCTCCGCGAAGAGCACGCCGACTTCCTGTTGGCGGCCGAAGAGCAACTCGCCATCGAGGTCGAAAAGCGCGAGGCACCGCTCTCGTTTGCGACCACGCAGAACGCCTTCGTCGCCGAGGGCTGGATCCCCACCGAGAAGTTCGTCGACCTCGCCGAGGCACTCGAAACGAGTGTCGGCGAACACTGCGAGGTCGAGGAACTCGAACGCGCATCCTACGACAGCGACGGCCGCCTCGTCGACCGCGAACCGACCGACGCCGACGAGGGCGGGCGGGGCGAACCGGAGACGGCCGCCGACGGCGGGGTCGCGGTCGAAACCGACGGCGGCACCGAGGCGGACCGGCCGATGTCCGGCAGCGAGCCGCCGGTCGTCCAGGAGAACCCCGACCCGGTGAGACCGTTCGAGATGCTCGTCAACCTCATCGACCGACCGAAGTACTCCGAACTCGACCCGTCGGTCGTACTGTTCCTCACCTTCCCGGCCTTCTTCGGGTTCATGATCGGTGATCTGGGATACGGCATCCTCTACACCGCCATCGGCTTTCTCGTCTACACACGCTTCGACAGCGACGCCGTCCGCAGCCTCGGTGCGATCGCGCTCTGGGCGGGCGGGTTCACGATGCTCTTTGGGGTTCTCTACGGCGAGATCTTCGGCCTGCACGTGCTTGGCGAGGTCGTCTGGGGTGGCCACCCGCCGATCGAGAAGGGCCTGTCGCCGGCCGGCATCGAGTGGGCACAGCTCTGGCTCGTCGTGAGCCTGCTCGTCGGCCTGCTCCACATGACCGTCGCCTACATCATTGGCTTCGTCGAGGAGTTCCAGAAGGACGGTCTGCGCACCGCGGTGCTCGAACCGGGGTCGTGGCTCATCCGCATGCTCGGCATCTGGATCTGGATCTTCAGCGAATCGGCCGCCAGCGCCAAGCCCGAGTTCCTCTTTACGGTGTTCAACGGCGAACCGTTCGCGCTCGGTTTCACCGGCTTCTCGGCGACGGTCGGTCTCGTGGGGCTGGTGGGTGGATTCCTGCTCGGCGTGCTCATGTTCATCGTCAGCGAGGTGGGCCACTTCGGCGTGCTGCCGGGCATCGTCTCGGGCGCGCTCGAAAGCCTGCAGGTACTCGTAAACGTGCTCTCCTATACCCGTCTGGCGGCGGTGTTGCTGGCGAAGGCCGGGATGGCCTTCGTCGTCAACCTGCTCTTTTTCGGGGCCTACAGCGAGGGCCCCGCGGGCGCACAGGAGTTCCACTTCCTCATCGACCACGGCCCGGACTACGTGGCGACGGTCGGTCCCAACGCCGAACTGATGTTCCCCGGGCTAGTCCACATGGGCATCGGCGGCGTCATCGGTGGGGTTCTAGTGCTCGTCTTCGGGCACGTGGTCGTGCTCGCACTCGGTATCACCAGCGCCGGCCTGCAGGCCATCCGCCTCGAATACGTCGAGTTCCTGAACAAGTTCTACGAGGGCGGCGGCGAGCGCTACACGCCCTTCGGCCGCGAACGAAAGCACACCGGCGAGAACTGA
- a CDS encoding V-type ATP synthase subunit E: MSLDTVAEDIKDDARERAERIERETDERVEEIRAEAQADADDILAERERDLETRIEQEREQKLSSAKLEAKQKRLEARRDSLAAVRERAESAVADISGDRREALTRELLDDAAREFDGGSIEVYGRADDADLIESILDDYEDFSHAGSVECLGGIVAENEASRVRVNNTFDSVFDAVWDEELKAVSDRLFDQ, encoded by the coding sequence ATGAGTCTCGATACGGTCGCCGAAGACATCAAAGACGACGCCCGAGAGCGCGCCGAGCGCATCGAGCGCGAGACCGACGAGCGCGTCGAGGAGATCCGCGCCGAGGCGCAAGCCGACGCCGACGACATCCTCGCCGAGCGCGAGCGCGACCTCGAAACGCGCATCGAACAGGAGCGCGAGCAGAAGCTCTCCAGTGCGAAACTCGAAGCAAAGCAAAAGCGCCTCGAAGCGCGCCGCGACAGCCTCGCCGCGGTCCGCGAGCGCGCCGAGTCGGCGGTGGCGGACATCTCCGGCGACCGGCGCGAGGCGCTGACTCGCGAACTGCTCGACGATGCCGCGCGGGAGTTCGACGGCGGTTCGATCGAGGTGTATGGCCGCGCCGACGACGCCGACCTCATCGAGTCGATCCTCGACGACTACGAGGACTTTTCCCACGCCGGTTCGGTCGAGTGTCTCGGCGGCATCGTCGCCGAGAACGAGGCCTCGCGCGTGCGGGTGAACAACACCTTCGACTCGGTGTTCGATGCGGTCTGGGACGAGGAGTTGAAAGCGGTCAGTGACCGACTGTTCGACCAATGA
- a CDS encoding methyltransferase domain-containing protein: MGVLENKARARVFYKYLSKVYDEINPFVWNETMRAEALSLFDIGEDDRVLDVGCGTGFGTEGLLEHTERVHGIDQSAHQLEQAYAKFGRSGPVKFYRGDAERLPFADDVFDAVWSSGSIEYWPDPVATLREFRRVVKPGGNVLVVGPDAPKSTLFGRLADAIMLFYDEAEADRMFDAADLDVVEHRIQQAKPGSPRAITTLARAPE; this comes from the coding sequence ATGGGTGTCCTCGAAAACAAGGCGCGGGCGCGAGTGTTCTACAAGTACCTCTCGAAAGTCTACGACGAGATCAACCCCTTCGTCTGGAACGAGACGATGCGGGCCGAGGCGCTCTCGCTGTTCGACATCGGCGAGGATGACCGCGTGCTCGATGTGGGCTGTGGCACAGGATTCGGGACCGAGGGCTTGCTCGAACACACCGAGCGCGTGCACGGCATCGACCAGAGCGCCCACCAGCTCGAACAGGCCTACGCGAAGTTCGGTAGGAGCGGTCCCGTCAAGTTCTACCGCGGCGACGCCGAGCGGTTGCCCTTCGCCGACGATGTCTTCGATGCGGTCTGGTCGTCCGGCTCCATCGAGTACTGGCCCGACCCCGTGGCGACGCTGCGGGAGTTTCGCCGAGTGGTGAAGCCGGGCGGCAACGTGCTGGTCGTGGGTCCCGACGCGCCGAAATCCACCCTCTTCGGCCGGCTCGCCGACGCGATAATGCTGTTCTACGACGAAGCGGAGGCCGACCGGATGTTCGACGCGGCGGACCTCGACGTGGTCGAACACCGCATCCAGCAGGCCAAGCCCGGCAGTCCACGAGCCATCACGACGCTCGCGCGCGCTCCCGAATAA
- a CDS encoding type IV pilin translates to MSRRAVSPVVGVVLLVAVTVVLAAVVGAFAIGVDNGGNAPEAAITAERTGNEINLTHHSGDPLDVGELTVRISIDGEPLEKQPDVPATGVAGFRGPPSGPFNAKSDDRWTAGETASLTIASTTNSPQPSAGSRVTVKIYAEGEPVSTARA, encoded by the coding sequence GTGTCCCGCCGCGCAGTCTCCCCGGTGGTCGGCGTCGTCCTGCTCGTCGCCGTCACCGTGGTGCTCGCCGCGGTGGTCGGTGCGTTCGCCATCGGTGTCGATAATGGGGGAAACGCGCCGGAGGCCGCCATCACCGCCGAGCGCACCGGGAACGAGATCAACCTCACACATCACAGCGGTGACCCCCTCGACGTGGGCGAACTCACGGTGAGAATCTCCATCGATGGCGAACCACTCGAAAAGCAGCCGGACGTTCCCGCAACGGGGGTAGCGGGTTTCAGAGGCCCACCCAGCGGTCCGTTCAACGCGAAAAGCGACGACCGCTGGACGGCCGGTGAAACGGCCTCGCTAACCATCGCCAGCACGACGAACTCGCCACAGCCGAGCGCCGGCTCACGCGTAACCGTGAAGATCTACGCCGAAGGAGAGCCAGTATCGACGGCGCGGGCGTAG
- a CDS encoding V-type ATP synthase subunit C — protein sequence MSTRTNASSSNYEYVTARVRSRRAKLFDEDDYRKLIRMGPGEIARFMEESEYEEAMNALGARYSGVDLIENALHRNLANHFDDLLRFAEGPLYDYIARYLRQFDAWNIKTVIRGLYSDAEREAVETDLIRAGEFSDARIDRLLGAESIEAVVDILADTLFGEPLAAAYGDYEEQAVLVPLENATDRAFYEALIEGLPAEPNRPTQLYIDFLEAEIDFRNVENALRLSRSGADVDPAEYYIAGGRLFEEDEIRGLVSNTDELVARLRESPYGDDLDAALSELESAESLRGVERALDAALLEYSRSLSNRYPLSVCPVFAYVLAKMREVDNVRAIARGKEARLDPETIEEELVMV from the coding sequence ATGAGCACGCGAACGAACGCATCGAGTTCGAACTACGAGTACGTCACCGCGCGCGTCCGTTCGCGCCGGGCGAAGTTGTTCGACGAGGACGATTATCGCAAGTTGATCCGAATGGGGCCGGGCGAGATCGCCCGGTTCATGGAGGAATCGGAGTACGAGGAGGCGATGAACGCCCTCGGTGCGCGGTACTCCGGTGTGGACCTCATCGAGAACGCCCTCCACCGCAACCTCGCGAACCACTTCGACGACCTGCTCCGGTTCGCCGAGGGACCGCTGTACGACTACATCGCGCGCTATCTCCGCCAGTTCGACGCGTGGAACATCAAGACCGTCATCCGAGGACTGTACTCCGACGCCGAGCGCGAGGCGGTCGAGACCGACCTCATCCGCGCCGGCGAGTTCTCGGACGCGCGCATCGATCGCCTGCTCGGCGCGGAGTCGATCGAGGCGGTCGTCGACATCCTCGCGGACACGCTCTTCGGGGAGCCGCTCGCGGCAGCCTACGGTGATTACGAGGAGCAAGCGGTGCTCGTGCCCCTCGAAAACGCCACCGACCGTGCCTTCTACGAGGCGCTCATCGAGGGACTTCCCGCGGAGCCGAACCGCCCCACACAGCTGTACATCGACTTCCTCGAAGCAGAGATCGACTTCCGCAACGTCGAGAACGCGCTGCGGCTCTCGCGCAGCGGTGCGGACGTCGACCCCGCCGAATACTACATCGCGGGTGGACGGCTGTTCGAGGAAGACGAGATCCGCGGACTGGTCTCGAACACCGACGAACTCGTTGCGCGCCTGCGCGAGAGTCCCTACGGTGACGACCTGGATGCGGCGCTGAGCGAACTCGAATCGGCCGAGAGTCTGCGGGGTGTCGAGCGCGCGCTCGACGCCGCGCTGCTCGAATACTCGCGGAGCCTCTCGAATCGCTATCCCCTCTCGGTCTGTCCGGTGTTCGCCTACGTGCTGGCGAAGATGCGTGAGGTCGACAACGTTCGCGCCATCGCGCGCGGCAAGGAGGCCAGACTGGACCCCGAGACCATCGAGGAGGAGCTGGTGATGGTATGA
- a CDS encoding V-type ATP synthase subunit B has translation MKEYQTIEEISGPLVFVEIDEPVGYDEIVEIELPDGEQKRGQVLESSEEFASIQVFEGTGSINRDASVRFLGETMKMPVTEDLLGRVLDGSGRPIDDGPEIVPEEREDIIGSAINPTAREYPEEFIQTGVSAIDGMNTLVRGQKLPIFSASGLPHNDLALQIARQATVPEEIEDEAGDDTDTDTDGDEDDAEFAVVFCAMGITAEESNEFLADFERTGALERSVVFSNLADDPAVERQITPRLALTTAEYLAFEKGYHVLVILTDMTNYCEALRQIGAAREEVPGRRGYPGYMYTDLAQLYERAGRIKGREGSVTQIPILTMPGDDDTHPIPDLTGYITEGQIMMDRNLNSQGIQPPVNVLPSLSRLMDDGIGEGLTREDHGDVSDQLYAAYAEGEDLRDLVNIVGREALSEQDNRYLDLADRFESEFVDQGYDNNRDIEETLDIGWDLLSTLPKSSLNRIDEDLIEQYYREDTGEADEESTSEEDESAVESEAEA, from the coding sequence ATGAAAGAATACCAAACCATCGAGGAGATCAGTGGGCCACTCGTGTTCGTCGAGATCGACGAGCCGGTGGGCTACGACGAGATCGTCGAGATCGAGCTACCGGACGGCGAACAGAAACGCGGACAGGTGCTCGAATCGAGCGAGGAGTTCGCTTCGATCCAGGTCTTCGAGGGCACCGGCAGCATCAATCGTGACGCCTCCGTTCGGTTCCTCGGCGAGACGATGAAGATGCCCGTCACCGAGGACCTCCTCGGCAGAGTGTTGGACGGCTCGGGTCGTCCCATCGACGACGGTCCCGAGATCGTCCCCGAGGAGCGAGAGGACATCATCGGCTCGGCCATCAATCCCACCGCAAGAGAGTACCCCGAGGAGTTCATTCAGACCGGCGTGTCGGCCATCGACGGGATGAATACTCTCGTTCGAGGCCAGAAGCTCCCCATCTTCTCGGCATCCGGCCTGCCACACAACGACCTCGCGCTCCAGATCGCCCGCCAAGCGACGGTGCCAGAGGAGATCGAAGACGAGGCTGGCGACGACACCGACACGGACACCGACGGCGACGAGGACGACGCGGAGTTCGCCGTGGTGTTCTGTGCGATGGGTATCACCGCCGAGGAGTCCAACGAGTTCCTCGCTGACTTCGAGCGCACGGGCGCGCTCGAACGCTCGGTCGTCTTCTCGAACCTCGCCGACGACCCCGCCGTCGAGCGTCAGATCACGCCACGGCTCGCGCTCACCACGGCCGAATACCTCGCCTTCGAGAAGGGCTATCACGTGCTCGTCATTCTGACGGACATGACGAACTACTGCGAGGCGCTGCGCCAGATCGGTGCCGCCCGCGAGGAGGTGCCCGGTCGGCGTGGCTATCCGGGCTACATGTACACCGACCTCGCCCAGCTCTACGAGCGTGCGGGCCGCATCAAGGGCCGCGAGGGGTCGGTCACGCAGATCCCGATCCTGACGATGCCCGGCGACGACGACACGCACCCGATTCCCGACCTCACAGGATATATTACCGAGGGGCAGATCATGATGGACCGGAATCTCAACTCGCAGGGCATCCAGCCGCCGGTCAACGTCCTGCCGAGCCTCTCTCGACTCATGGACGACGGTATCGGCGAGGGCCTCACTCGGGAAGATCACGGCGACGTCTCCGACCAGCTCTACGCGGCGTACGCGGAGGGTGAAGACCTGCGCGATCTGGTGAACATCGTCGGTCGCGAGGCGCTGTCCGAACAGGACAACCGCTATCTCGATCTGGCCGACCGGTTCGAGAGCGAGTTCGTCGATCAGGGCTACGACAACAACCGCGACATCGAGGAGACCCTCGACATCGGCTGGGATCTACTCTCGACGCTGCCGAAGTCGTCGCTCAACCGCATCGACGAGGACCTCATCGAGCAGTACTACCGCGAGGACACTGGCGAGGCGGACGAGGAATCGACGAGCGAAGAGGACGAGAGCGCAGTCGAGTCCGAGGCCGAAGCTTAA
- the ahaH gene encoding ATP synthase archaeal subunit H encodes MARPEVLDRIQGAEREAEEILERAKAEREERIAEAREEAEEIREQARAEADELEQERFEEARAEIEREREEILAAGEDEREQLEAQARERRDETVEYVVERFVERVHA; translated from the coding sequence ATGGCGAGACCAGAGGTCCTCGACCGAATCCAGGGTGCCGAGCGGGAGGCCGAAGAGATTCTCGAACGGGCCAAAGCCGAGCGCGAAGAGCGCATCGCCGAGGCCCGCGAGGAGGCCGAAGAGATCCGCGAACAGGCCCGCGCGGAGGCCGACGAACTCGAACAGGAGCGCTTCGAGGAGGCCCGCGCGGAGATCGAACGAGAGCGCGAGGAGATCCTCGCCGCGGGCGAGGACGAACGCGAGCAACTCGAAGCACAGGCCAGAGAGCGCCGCGACGAAACCGTCGAGTACGTCGTCGAGCGCTTCGTCGAGAGAGTTCATGCTTAG
- a CDS encoding ATP synthase subunit A — protein sequence MSQATDTQANEDGTIASVSGPVVVATDLGARMNDVVYVGEEGLMGEVIEIEGNRTTIQVYEETSNIAPGEPVTNTGEPLSVDLGPGMLYSIYDGVQRPLDVLEDRMGAFLDRGVDAPGIDMDETWEFTPTVEEGDDLEAGDVVGTVPETESIEHKVLVPPDYDGGEVVEIEEGSFTVEETVVELDSGEEVTMHQEWPVREARPTVDKETPTTPLITGQRIQDGLFPLAKGGTAAIPGPFGSGKTVTQQSLAKFADADIVIYIGCGERGNEMTEVIDDFPDLEDPNTGKPLMSRTCLIANTSNMPVAARESCVYTGITIAEYYRDMGYDVALMADSTSRWAEAMREISSRLEEMPGEEGYPAYLAARLSEFYERAGYFQNINGTEGSISAVGAVSPPGGDFSEPVTQNTLRIVKTFWALDADLAERRHFPAIDWNESYSLYRDQLDPWFVENVAEDWPEVRQWAIDTLDEESELQEIVQLVGEDALPDDQRLTLDIARYLREAFLQQNALDDTDAYSAPEKTYLIMQAIRTYNDEAFAALDAGVPVEEITAIDAAPRLNRIGTTEEYEEFIDDIESSIESQLREKY from the coding sequence ATGAGTCAGGCAACCGATACACAGGCGAACGAGGACGGCACGATTGCGAGCGTGAGCGGTCCCGTGGTGGTGGCGACGGACCTCGGCGCTCGGATGAACGACGTGGTCTACGTCGGCGAGGAGGGGCTGATGGGCGAGGTCATCGAGATCGAGGGCAACCGAACCACGATCCAGGTCTACGAGGAGACCTCGAACATCGCGCCGGGCGAACCCGTCACGAACACCGGCGAACCCCTCTCGGTCGATCTGGGTCCCGGGATGTTGTACTCGATCTACGACGGGGTTCAGCGCCCGCTCGACGTGCTCGAAGACCGGATGGGCGCGTTCCTCGACCGTGGTGTCGACGCACCGGGCATCGACATGGACGAGACGTGGGAGTTCACGCCGACAGTCGAGGAGGGCGACGACCTCGAAGCCGGTGACGTCGTCGGAACAGTACCGGAGACCGAGAGCATCGAGCACAAAGTGCTCGTGCCGCCGGACTACGACGGTGGCGAAGTGGTCGAAATTGAGGAAGGTTCGTTCACCGTCGAGGAGACGGTCGTCGAACTCGATTCGGGCGAGGAGGTCACGATGCACCAGGAGTGGCCGGTGCGCGAGGCCCGCCCCACGGTCGACAAGGAGACGCCGACCACGCCGCTGATCACCGGACAGCGGATTCAGGATGGCCTGTTCCCGCTCGCCAAGGGCGGGACGGCCGCGATTCCGGGGCCGTTCGGTTCGGGGAAGACCGTCACTCAGCAGAGCCTCGCGAAGTTCGCCGACGCAGACATCGTCATCTACATCGGCTGTGGCGAACGCGGCAACGAGATGACGGAGGTCATCGACGACTTCCCGGACCTCGAAGACCCGAACACGGGCAAGCCGCTCATGTCTCGGACGTGTCTCATCGCCAATACCTCCAACATGCCGGTCGCGGCGCGCGAATCGTGTGTCTACACGGGCATCACGATCGCCGAATACTACCGCGACATGGGCTACGACGTGGCGCTGATGGCCGACTCGACGTCGAGATGGGCCGAGGCGATGCGCGAGATCAGTTCGCGCCTGGAAGAGATGCCCGGCGAGGAGGGGTATCCGGCCTACCTCGCGGCGCGCCTCTCGGAGTTCTACGAGCGCGCGGGCTACTTCCAGAACATCAACGGGACCGAAGGATCGATCTCGGCGGTCGGCGCGGTTTCCCCGCCGGGCGGCGACTTCTCCGAACCCGTCACCCAGAACACGCTGCGCATCGTAAAGACGTTCTGGGCGCTCGACGCGGATCTCGCCGAGCGCCGGCACTTCCCGGCGATCGACTGGAACGAGTCGTACTCGCTCTACCGCGACCAGCTCGACCCGTGGTTCGTCGAGAACGTCGCCGAGGACTGGCCCGAGGTGCGCCAGTGGGCCATCGACACGCTCGACGAGGAGTCGGAGCTCCAAGAAATCGTCCAGCTAGTCGGTGAAGACGCGCTGCCGGACGACCAGCGCCTCACGTTGGACATCGCGCGCTACCTGCGCGAGGCGTTCCTCCAGCAGAACGCGCTCGACGACACCGACGCCTACTCCGCGCCGGAGAAGACCTACCTCATCATGCAGGCGATCAGGACCTACAACGACGAGGCGTTCGCGGCGCTCGACGCTGGGGTACCTGTCGAGGAGATCACGGCCATCGACGCCGCACCGCGGCTGAACCGCATCGGCACGACCGAAGAGTACGAGGAGTTCATCGACGACATCGAGTCGAGCATCGAGAGCCAGCTCCGGGAGAAATACTGA
- a CDS encoding ATP synthase subunit K: MIGLELTAAFIDAMVLLQQGGGPAITGTGLAALGVGLAGFGAGYAERGIGAAAIGALAEDSISFGIALVMTVLPETIVLLTLVTLFLQ, translated from the coding sequence ATGATAGGACTCGAACTCACGGCTGCGTTCATCGACGCGATGGTACTGCTTCAACAAGGTGGCGGCCCGGCGATCACCGGGACCGGGCTGGCGGCGCTCGGAGTCGGGCTGGCCGGCTTCGGCGCGGGCTACGCCGAGCGCGGTATCGGTGCGGCCGCGATCGGCGCGCTCGCCGAGGACTCGATCTCGTTCGGTATCGCACTCGTCATGACAGTGCTGCCGGAGACGATCGTGCTCCTCACGCTGGTCACGCTGTTCTTGCAGTAA
- a CDS encoding V-type ATP synthase subunit D, translated as MANDVKPTRKELMAIEDRIDLSERGHDTLEQKRDGLIMEFMDILDQAQDVRSGLGEDYEQAQETIDMARAMEGDLAVRGAAAALKEHPEITIQSKNIMGVVVPQIESSKVKKGLDERGYGILGTSAHIDEAADAYEDLIDSIVLAAEVETAMKKMLNEIETTKRRVNALEFKLLPELKESQEYIEQKLEEQEREEIFRMKKIKNKKEEEEREAREAVSAETEQPEGEVAVTSD; from the coding sequence ATGGCAAACGACGTCAAACCCACGCGCAAGGAGCTGATGGCCATCGAGGACCGCATCGACCTCTCCGAGCGCGGCCACGACACCTTGGAGCAGAAACGCGACGGTCTCATCATGGAGTTCATGGACATCCTCGATCAGGCTCAAGACGTCCGTTCGGGCCTCGGTGAGGACTACGAGCAGGCTCAGGAGACCATCGACATGGCGCGCGCGATGGAGGGCGACCTCGCGGTGCGCGGTGCAGCGGCGGCGCTCAAAGAGCACCCCGAAATCACCATCCAGTCGAAGAACATCATGGGCGTGGTCGTGCCCCAGATCGAGTCCTCGAAGGTGAAGAAGGGTCTCGACGAGCGCGGCTACGGTATTTTGGGGACGAGCGCCCACATCGACGAGGCCGCCGACGCCTACGAGGACCTCATCGACTCCATCGTCCTCGCCGCCGAAGTCGAGACGGCGATGAAGAAGATGTTGAACGAGATCGAGACGACGAAACGGCGGGTCAACGCGCTCGAATTCAAGCTCCTGCCCGAACTCAAGGAGTCACAGGAGTACATCGAGCAGAAACTCGAAGAGCAGGAGCGCGAGGAGATCTTCCGGATGAAGAAGATCAAGAACAAGAAAGAAGAAGAGGAGCGCGAGGCCCGCGAGGCAGTCAGTGCCGAGACCGAGCAGCCAGAGGGCGAAGTCGCCGTCACCTCCGACTAG
- a CDS encoding V-type ATP synthase subunit F: MSQEIAVVGSPEFTTGFRLAGVRAFENVPDDEKEDELDAAVERVFDDEEIGIVVMADDDMEHLSRGVRQDAETSIEPTLVTLGGEGAGSGGLRGQIKRAIGIDLMDEN, encoded by the coding sequence ATGAGTCAGGAGATCGCCGTCGTCGGCAGCCCGGAGTTCACGACGGGCTTTCGGCTCGCGGGCGTCAGAGCCTTCGAGAACGTTCCCGACGACGAGAAAGAAGACGAACTCGACGCGGCCGTCGAGCGCGTCTTCGATGACGAGGAGATCGGCATCGTCGTGATGGCCGACGACGATATGGAACACCTCTCGCGGGGTGTCAGACAGGACGCCGAGACGAGTATCGAGCCCACGCTGGTGACTCTCGGCGGCGAGGGGGCCGGCAGCGGCGGACTGCGCGGGCAGATCAAACGCGCCATCGGCATCGACTTGATGGACGAGAACTAA